The proteins below are encoded in one region of Oncorhynchus gorbuscha isolate QuinsamMale2020 ecotype Even-year linkage group LG01, OgorEven_v1.0, whole genome shotgun sequence:
- the LOC124047788 gene encoding ELL-associated factor 2-like, producing MNGTTYSHFDSQEHVLKLGETFEKQPKGAYHTVRYDFKPASIDTSCEGELEVGKGEQVNITLPNLEGSTAPVTVFKGSKRPYMKECILIVNHDTGEYRLEKLSSNIAVKKTRAEGSSKIQSRIEQQTSRLSQQMKTSVSSSSKTPAGSKSSPPKEKMSPASPMDDIERELMAEAKVMDQMSSGDSSSDSHSSSSSSGDSSSSSDSEDESRHPPPPGPSGGPLTAPPPHQGMPILTTVTTTTISSPPRGGGHLMSTLKNDLQLSESGSESDDD from the exons ATGAATGGAACAACATACTCACACTTTGACAGTCAAGAACATGTTTTGAAATTAGGCGAAACATTTGAGAAACAACCCAAAGGTGCTTACCACACGGTGCGAT ATGACTTCAAACCAGCCTCCATTGACACCTCCTGTgagggagagctggaggtgggaaagggagaacAAGTTAACATCACACTGCCCAATCTGGAG GGATCCACTGCCCCTGTAACAGTCTTCAAAGGATCCAAGAGGCCTTATATGAAGGAATGTATTCTCATTGTAAACCATGATACAGGAGAGTACCGTCTGGAGAAACTCAGCAGCAATATTGCAGTCAAGAAGACCAG ggctGAAGGCAGCAGTAAGATCCAGTCACGTATAGAGCAGCAGACCAGTCGTCTGAGCCAGCAGATGAAGACTAGtgttagcagcagcagcaaaacCCCAGCAGGCTCCAAGAGCTCTCCTCCCAAAGAGAAGATGTCACCTGCCTCCCCCATGGATGACATTGAGAGAG AGCTAATGGCGGAGGCGAAGGTCATGGACCAGATGAGTAGTGGGGACTCGTCCTCAGACTCCCACAGCTCCTCCTCCAGTAGTGGGGACAGCTCCAGTAGTAGTGATTCTGAGGACGAGTCCCGGCACCCGCCTCCCCCCGGCCCCTCTGGGGGTCCCCTCACAGCGCCACCACCCCACCAGGGCATGCCCATCCTCACCAccgttaccaccaccaccatctcctcACCACCTCGGGGTGGAGGACACCTCATGAGTACACTAA AGAATGACCTGCAGTTAAGTGAGTCTGGCAGTGAAAGTGACGATGACTGA